DNA from Saccharicrinis carchari:
CCTGCTGCGACATTTTTTCGGCTTGTATTTGTGTTTCGTGCAGCAGCTTGGTAGTTTGTATGTTTATCTGTACGGTTGAAATAGTAGTGGCAATACTTTCGGCCGTTTTTTCCACAAATTCAATTTCGTAGGGTTCAAACTCATTAAAGGAGGCCAGCTCAATAACACCATATATTTCGTTATTTACCTTTAATGGCACAATTAGGATGGCCTTGGGGTTGGCCTGCCCCAATCCCGAGGTAATAGTAATGTATTCATTGGGTACATCCGTAATATAAATGGTTTGCTTTTCGATGGCACAACGACCAATGAGGCCTTCATCGAACTGTATTTGCTTGTTGGCAAACTTTTTTCTATCGAAAGCGATACAGGCTGTCAAATCAAAGTACTTATCACCGTGCGTATTGTTGAGCAAGAAAAAGCCACCCTGATTGATTTTTAAATAATTAACCATGTAGCTTATTATATTATAGGACAGTTCTTCCAGGTTATCGTTATTTTTACGCAGTATTTCAGCAAACTGAGCCAAACCCTGCGTTACCCAGTTTCTTTGCTCCTCTTGAATTTTTCCCTGCTCTTGCTTATTTCTGTTTTTAATCAGATAGTCGCGCAATTTTAAAAGCGACTTGCTAAGAAGGTCCTTTTTTAACGAATCCAAATTAACATTATCAAGGTTACCCTGTCTGAGGTTATTGATAAACTTTAAAACCATATCGCCTCTGCGGGCTTGCGCTTTAATATATTTATTTTGTTTTCGGACAGTATGAACGAAGCGCTGGGCTAAAAAATAACCTGCAACACCAGTCATAGCGGGCAACATTATTAACACCCACATGCCGGGAAACAAATAAAACATATCGGCAATAGTTCTATTGGATTGCATAAACACGTGCGAATTTAAGTTAGTTAAAACCACAACAAGTAAAACCACTAATCCGAACAGGGTACCTCCAAAAGTATATTTTCCTGTAATACGCGACAATTGTATCTTTTTCACAACGTTTATATTAAAATAATTGTATTGAAACAGTTTTTCTCAACAAGTCTGATATGAATAATTATTGCTTAGCTGTTCTCATCTTAATAAAATTGAAAAACCCTATTATTTGGCACAGCTGCGCTCGCATGCTATTACTGATTATTACCAGTTTTTTAATGCACCGTATACTCCAATACGATAGAACCCTGAAAAGGGTTCATCTTTTTAAGGGTTAATTATTCAAAAGGTAAGATTTAATGGTTATGTTAGGACGGGAGTATAGATTTGGCCATTGTACAGTTTCATTTAACCCGCTATCCCTATGGCCCTTGCAGTGTCCAATCAGATAGTAGGCGCTCGTACATTTAAGCTTTATAGAGCAGTATCTCCAAACAGGCTTAATACCTGCTGCCTGTTACTTTTTTTTCAACATGTAAGGAGCTATTTCGCTTAGCGCCATAATCTTATCCACGGCACCTAACTTAGCCGCTTCTTTTGGCATTCCGTACACCACCGAGCTGGCTTCGTCCTGTGCAATAGTATGAGCACCCACTTCCTTTAACTCCAACAAACCTTTTGCCCCGTCGTTTCCCATTCCTGTAAGGAGTATGCCTGTTGCATTAGAACCGGCATAGCGCGACGCGCTACGAAAAAGCACATCTACCGAGGGGCGGTGTCTATTTACCAATGGCCCTTCTTTAACTTCTACAAAATATTCACGGCCCACTCTTTTAAGGAGCATATGATAATTACCCGGAGCTATTAACACCCTGCCCTGATACAGCTTGTCGCCATTTTCAGCTTCCTTTACTTCGAGTTCGCATATATTGTTGAGGCTGTTGGCAAACGATTTTGTAAATCCTTCGGGCATATGTTGTACAATGGCAATACCTGGCATTTTATCCGGCAGGTTCTGTAAAAATTGACGTATAGCTTCGGTGCCTCCGGTTGAAGCTCCCAGCACTATAATTTTTTCTGTTTGACCTATGCGGTCAGAAGCCGATGCTTTATCTAAAATAACGTCGGCGGAGTATTTTGGCCTAACGCCCATAAACTTGCGCTGCCGATCGTTTGTTACCCCCTGCTCCGTACCAGGAGAAGTAGGGCCATAGCTTTTCTTGCGCAAAAGCTTAACCTGGGAAGCTGCCTTAACGGCATCACAAATCAATATTTTTGATTCGTTGATAAATTTGGCCGCATTCATGGCTGGCTTGCCAATTATTTCTGATGCACCGTACTCTAGGGCCTTCATAGCCACTTCGGTACCTTCAGTAGTTAAAGAGGATATGATGACTACCGGAATGGGGTGCTGCGACATGATTTTTCGTAGAAAGGTCAAACCGTCCATGCGCGGCATTTCGATATCCAGGGTGATAACATCCGGAACCTCTTTCATAATTTTTTTTACCGCTATAATAGGATCTGCTGCGGTATCCATCACCTCTATTTCCGGATCTGATTCTAAAATGGACGATAGACTCTGCCTTACCACTGCCGAATCATCGACAACTAATACCCGTATTTTTTTCATCCTCATAGAACAAGAATATAAAGTAGCTTTTACTTAGTGCTTTTTATCTAATAATTTATGCCTCACCTCACCTGTATCCGTAAAAAATATTATTTTTCGACCTCTGCTACCACCAGTACTAGAGGCTACCACGGGAATTTTTCTTTCGTCCAGCATCAGGTGGGCGATTCGGATATTTCTTTCGCCAATCATTGTTTTAGCATTACCCGTATGCATAATCTCGCCCCCACCAAATATTTTTGCCTGTAGGTTTTCGCTCTTCGACCCCAAAAAAAGCAATCTATCGATTAATTTATCAATGGCTATGTTGCCATATTTAGGGGATGCCAGATCATTTCCGTTCCAGGTGGGCAACATAAAATGATTTATCCCCCCGATTTTTAATTTGGAGTCCCACAGACATACCGCCACGCAAGAACCCAGGATGGTTTTAACAAGGTGAGGCTCCTTGCTTACAAAAAGTGAAGAAGGATATAGAAAATGTTGTAAATAATGGTTCATTTATTTATCCTTAAAAAATATCATCCTCCTCGTCAAAGAAAATATCGTTTCCTTCGCCACTAAAACCGTCTACAATGTTTTTTGATTCGGGCACGCTAACGGTAAATGTAGAGCCCTCCCCTTTTACACTTTCAATTTCAATTTTACCACTTAGCACGTCCAACAATGCTTTTGTTATAGACAGTCCCAGTCCGTGGCCTCTGTTTATTGAATTGATGCCTGTATCTAACCTTTTAAAACGCTGAAAAATGGTTTGCTGATTTTTTTCGGAGATACCGGTACCAAAATCCTGAACCGACAACTTTAACACATCGTCATCGTCTAACCACACCGACAAAATAATTTTGCTATCCTTATAACTATATTTTAAGGCATTGTTGATTAAGTTGCTAAGAATTAATTTTAGTTTCTCGGAATCGGTTTTAAAGTAAAAGTTTTTACCAAAGCCATGTTCAATATTAAACTGAATATCGAAAGAGATACCCATTTTACGTGAAATAATGTTGAAAGAATCCATCACGTTTTGCAGCAAAGTTCTGATGTTAACCTTGGCTACATTGGGCGCTATTTCACCTGCCTCTATTTTTGCTGCCACAAAAATATTTTTTAGCTGAAAATCGAGGTTAAAAGCCTCAGAGTGAATCAGGGCTACCATTGAAACCACTTTTTTCCAATCCTGTTTCTCAACAGACAAAATGGCTTTTGACAAACCTAAAATTGAAGTAAAGGGGTTTACTATTTCGTTTGAAATATTGGATATGAAATGACTTTTAAGTGCTTCCGAATCCTTCAATTTTTTTGAAACATTTTGCAACTCCGATGTCAGATTGCGTATTTCTTTTTCGCTCGTTTTACCGAACTCAAGCCGCTGCCTTAGTTCTTTGAGTAGTTGTCTGTCTGATAAATTAGTCATTATTGTAGTTTTGTGCGATTATACTTTTCTAAAAATAGTTGGTTTAACATGTTGTAAGGGAACCTGCATGCCCGTAAGGGACTCCGAATGGCCAATAAAAAAAACACCACCTGGTTTTAAATAAGCACTTAATTTATTTATCACATTCTCCTGTGTTGACCGATCAAAATAAATTAATACGTTACGGCAAAATATCACATCATACCTTTCGTTTATCAT
Protein-coding regions in this window:
- a CDS encoding PAS domain S-box protein encodes the protein MKKIQLSRITGKYTFGGTLFGLVVLLVVVLTNLNSHVFMQSNRTIADMFYLFPGMWVLIMLPAMTGVAGYFLAQRFVHTVRKQNKYIKAQARRGDMVLKFINNLRQGNLDNVNLDSLKKDLLSKSLLKLRDYLIKNRNKQEQGKIQEEQRNWVTQGLAQFAEILRKNNDNLEELSYNIISYMVNYLKINQGGFFLLNNTHGDKYFDLTACIAFDRKKFANKQIQFDEGLIGRCAIEKQTIYITDVPNEYITITSGLGQANPKAILIVPLKVNNEIYGVIELASFNEFEPYEIEFVEKTAESIATTISTVQINIQTTKLLHETQIQAEKMSQQEEELRQNLEEMQATQEESDRREVERKGILEAIDNSAISCEFETDGTLISVNQLFLETFKYQASEIEGQNLKIFFFNDESDELTKILQDLKKGQNFKGRVRRRTKLGDEIFLLTTYTPVMDNQGDIVKILSLENDITEQVYMEEQMKSSKEELGKLLEQARDEMKEQFKEIEAVKIRNEKTLEGALDAIITINKEGILEFFNEAAEKLWGYTRNEVLGNHISMLFSPETMEKDPFVKAYITSGEAKIVGERKEVPIKNKFGDDIPVLFLLSEAQVGEDWSFTAFIQNVEVELF
- a CDS encoding chemotaxis protein CheD, with the translated sequence MNHYLQHFLYPSSLFVSKEPHLVKTILGSCVAVCLWDSKLKIGGINHFMLPTWNGNDLASPKYGNIAIDKLIDRLLFLGSKSENLQAKIFGGGEIMHTGNAKTMIGERNIRIAHLMLDERKIPVVASSTGGSRGRKIIFFTDTGEVRHKLLDKKH
- a CDS encoding protein-glutamate methylesterase/protein-glutamine glutaminase, with product MKKIRVLVVDDSAVVRQSLSSILESDPEIEVMDTAADPIIAVKKIMKEVPDVITLDIEMPRMDGLTFLRKIMSQHPIPVVIISSLTTEGTEVAMKALEYGASEIIGKPAMNAAKFINESKILICDAVKAASQVKLLRKKSYGPTSPGTEQGVTNDRQRKFMGVRPKYSADVILDKASASDRIGQTEKIIVLGASTGGTEAIRQFLQNLPDKMPGIAIVQHMPEGFTKSFANSLNNICELEVKEAENGDKLYQGRVLIAPGNYHMLLKRVGREYFVEVKEGPLVNRHRPSVDVLFRSASRYAGSNATGILLTGMGNDGAKGLLELKEVGAHTIAQDEASSVVYGMPKEAAKLGAVDKIMALSEIAPYMLKKK
- a CDS encoding sensor histidine kinase gives rise to the protein MTNLSDRQLLKELRQRLEFGKTSEKEIRNLTSELQNVSKKLKDSEALKSHFISNISNEIVNPFTSILGLSKAILSVEKQDWKKVVSMVALIHSEAFNLDFQLKNIFVAAKIEAGEIAPNVAKVNIRTLLQNVMDSFNIISRKMGISFDIQFNIEHGFGKNFYFKTDSEKLKLILSNLINNALKYSYKDSKIILSVWLDDDDVLKLSVQDFGTGISEKNQQTIFQRFKRLDTGINSINRGHGLGLSITKALLDVLSGKIEIESVKGEGSTFTVSVPESKNIVDGFSGEGNDIFFDEEDDIF